The following proteins are encoded in a genomic region of Meiothermus sp. CFH 77666:
- a CDS encoding dienelactone hydrolase family protein, with the protein MPASQPVQTESILIPLDSEAALQGDLGIPPGARGMVIFAHGSGSSRHSPRNRYIAQELQQAGLATLLFDLLTAEEEQLDDYTRQYRFDIGLLAERLVASSDWLALNPLTRPLEQAYFGASTGAAAALVAAAQQPARVRAVVSRGGRPDLAGDALEKVRAPTLLIVGGWDVEVLRLNQQAFERLTCTKKLVVVPGATHLFEEPGKLEEVARLARDWFAQHLGVAKGADHA; encoded by the coding sequence ATGCCTGCAAGCCAACCTGTCCAGACCGAGTCCATCCTCATTCCTCTGGACTCCGAAGCCGCGCTTCAGGGTGACCTGGGGATTCCTCCGGGGGCCAGGGGGATGGTTATCTTTGCCCACGGTAGCGGCAGCAGTCGGCACAGCCCCCGCAACCGCTACATTGCCCAGGAACTGCAACAGGCTGGGTTGGCGACCCTGCTCTTTGATTTGCTGACCGCCGAAGAGGAGCAACTGGACGATTACACCCGGCAGTACCGCTTTGATATTGGCTTGCTGGCCGAACGCCTGGTGGCCTCGAGCGACTGGCTGGCCCTCAACCCCCTGACCCGGCCCCTGGAGCAGGCCTATTTTGGGGCCAGCACCGGGGCGGCGGCGGCCCTGGTCGCGGCAGCGCAGCAGCCTGCGCGGGTGCGGGCGGTGGTTTCCCGGGGAGGGCGGCCCGACCTGGCCGGGGATGCCCTGGAAAAGGTCAGGGCCCCGACCTTGCTGATTGTGGGGGGGTGGGACGTGGAGGTGCTGCGGCTCAACCAGCAGGCCTTTGAGCGGCTCACTTGCACGAAAAAGCTGGTGGTGGTGCCGGGGGCTACCCACCTCTTTGAGGAGCCGGGCAAGCTGGAGGAGGTGGCCCGCCTGGCGCGGGACTGGTTTGCCCAACACCTGGGCGTTGCAAAGGGGGCCGACCATGCCTGA
- a CDS encoding ferredoxin family protein, whose protein sequence is MAHVICEPCVGAKHRDCVAVCPVDCIHPKLEEDQGEVMLFINPDECIDCGACVPACPVAAIFIEQDVPPQWQGYIEKNRDYFALDRASFQAKWGLHGERSP, encoded by the coding sequence ATGGCACATGTGATCTGCGAACCCTGTGTGGGGGCCAAACACCGCGACTGTGTTGCAGTATGCCCGGTGGATTGCATCCACCCCAAGCTCGAGGAAGACCAGGGCGAGGTGATGCTTTTCATCAACCCCGACGAGTGTATAGACTGCGGCGCTTGCGTGCCGGCCTGTCCGGTAGCGGCCATTTTTATCGAGCAGGATGTGCCGCCCCAGTGGCAAGGCTACATCGAAAAGAACCGCGACTACTTCGCTCTGGACAGGGCCAGTTTCCAGGCCAAGTGGGGGCTCCATGGCGAGCGCAGCCCCTGA
- a CDS encoding NYN domain-containing protein, with protein sequence MAGRSEIKNMALFCDFENIALGVREAQYPQFNIQKILERLLLKGSIVVRKAYCDWERYKEFKAAMHEAGFELIEIPHTRLSGKNSADIRLVVDALDLCYTKSHVDTFVVISGDSDFSPLVSKLRENNRLVIGVGVKKSTSDLLTAACDEFIFYDDLVQEEVAQKRAAKPGKTASKAKTPSQKPEDKQQEALELVLETLLALQAERGGEERILSSLVKQTLKRRKPGFNEASYGFRSFSALLEEAQRRGLVRLERDERSGGYIVYPRGE encoded by the coding sequence ATGGCAGGCCGATCCGAAATCAAAAACATGGCGCTGTTCTGCGATTTCGAGAACATTGCCCTGGGGGTGCGGGAGGCCCAGTACCCCCAGTTCAACATTCAAAAAATCCTCGAGCGGCTCCTGCTCAAGGGCAGCATCGTGGTTCGCAAAGCTTACTGCGACTGGGAGCGCTACAAGGAGTTCAAGGCCGCCATGCACGAGGCAGGGTTTGAGCTCATCGAGATTCCCCATACCCGCCTCTCGGGCAAAAACTCCGCCGATATCAGGCTGGTGGTGGATGCCCTCGACCTCTGCTACACCAAGTCCCATGTGGACACCTTTGTGGTGATTAGCGGCGACTCCGACTTCTCGCCCCTGGTGTCCAAGCTGCGTGAAAACAACCGGCTGGTAATTGGGGTGGGCGTGAAAAAGTCCACCTCGGACTTGCTGACCGCCGCCTGCGACGAGTTCATCTTCTACGACGACCTGGTGCAGGAAGAGGTCGCGCAAAAGCGGGCTGCCAAGCCCGGTAAAACGGCATCCAAAGCCAAGACCCCCAGCCAGAAGCCCGAAGACAAGCAGCAGGAGGCCCTCGAGCTGGTCCTCGAGACCCTTCTGGCCCTGCAAGCCGAGCGCGGCGGGGAGGAACGCATCCTGAGTTCGCTGGTCAAGCAAACCCTCAAGCGTCGCAAGCCTGGCTTCAATGAAGCCTCCTATGGCTTCCGCTCGTTTAGTGCGCTCCTGGAGGAAGCCCAGCGCCGGGGGCTGGTGCGCCTGGAGCGCGACGAGCGCTCGGGGGGCTACATTGTGTATCCTCGAGGGGAGTAA